A window from Megalobrama amblycephala isolate DHTTF-2021 linkage group LG9, ASM1881202v1, whole genome shotgun sequence encodes these proteins:
- the ago4 gene encoding protein argonaute-4 isoform X1, whose product MEALGPGPPAPPSLFQPPRRPGLGTVGKPIRLLANHFQVQIPKIDVYHYDIDIKPEKRPRRVNREVVDTMVRHFKMQIFGDRQPGYDGKRNMYTAHPLPIGRDRVDLEVTLPGEGKDQTFKVSLQWVSVVSLQMLLEALSGHLNEVPEDSVQALDVITRHLPSMRYTPVGRSFFSPPEGYYHPLGGGREVWFGFHQSVRPAMWNMMLNIDVSATAFYRAQPVIEFMCEVLDIQNINEQTKPLTDSQRVKFTKEIRVRSQRTLGSELALPLTQREQVSYIGLKVEVTHCGQMKRKYRVCNVTRRPASHQTFPLQLENGQAMECTVAQYFKQKYSLQLKYPHLPCLQVGQEQKHTYLPLEVCNIVAGQRCIKKLTDNQTSTMIKATARSAPDRQEEISRLVKSNSMVGGPDPYLKEFGIVVHNDMTEVTGRVLPAPMLQYGGRVSTDTGRDCSRGLSPQNKTVATPNQGVWDMRGKQFYAGIEIKVWAVACFAPQKQCREDLLKSFTDQLRKISKDAGMPIQGQPCFCKYAQGADSVEPMFKHLKMSYVGLQLIVVILPGKTPVYAEVKRVGDTLLGMATQCVQVKNVVKTSPQTLSNLCLKINAKLGGINNVLVPHQRPSVFQQPVIFLGADVTHPPAGDGKKPSIAAVVGSMDGHPSRYCATVRVQTSRQDLSQEQLFSQEVIQDLTNMVRELLIQFYKSTRFKPTRIIYYRGGVSEGQMKQVAWPELIAIRKACISLEEDYRPGITYIVVQKRHHTRLFCSDKAERVGKSGNVPAGTTVDSTITHPSEFDFYLCSHAGIQGTSRPSHYHVLWDDNCFTADELQLLTYQLCHTYVRCTRSVSIPAPAYYARLVAFRARYHLVDKDHDSAEGSHVSGQSNGRDPQALAKAVQIHYDTQHTMYFA is encoded by the exons ATGGAAGCGCTCGGACCCG GCCCGCCTGCCCCTCCCTCCCTCTTCCAGCCACCGCGCCGGCCCGGATTGGGTACGGTGGGGAAGCCGATTCGCCTGCTGGCCAATCACTTCCAGGTGCAGATCCCCAAGATCGACGTCTACCATTACGACATCGACATCAAGCCTGAAAAGCGACCCCGCAGGGTCAACAG AGAGGTGGTGGACACGATGGTGAGACACTTTAAGATGCAGATCTTCGGGGACAGACAGCCTGGGTATGATGGCAAGAGGAACATGTATACGGCGCATCCGCTACCCATCGGCCGGGACCGG GTGgatctggaggtgacgttgccAGGCGAGGGGAAGGATCAGACCTTCAAGGTGTCTCTGCAGTGGGTGTCGGTGGTGAGTCTGCAGATGCTCCTGGAAGCTCTGTCCGGTCACCTGAACGAGGTCCCGGAGGACTCTGTTCAGGCTCTGGACGTCATCACTCGTCACCTGCCCTCCATGCG GTACACTCCAGTCGGTCGTTCCTTCTTCTCACCACCAGAGGGATACTATCACCCGCTGGGAGGAGGGAGGGAGGTTTGGTTCGGTTTCCATCAGTCGGTCCGTCCAGCGATGTGGAACATGATGCTCAACATAGATG TGTCAGCTACAGCCTTCTACCGAGCCCAGCCTGTCATCGAGTTCATGTGTGAGGTTCTGGACATCCAGAACATCAATGAGCAGACCAAACCCCTCACAGATTCACAACGTGTCAAGTTCACCAAGGAGATCCGAG TACGATCACAGCGAACACTGGGATCTGAGTTGGCGCTGCCGCTGACCCAGAGAGAGCAGGTGTCATAtatag GACTGAAAGTGGAGGTCACACACTGCGGCCAGATGAAGAGGAAGTACCGTGTGTGTAACGTCACGCGCCGCCCTGCCAGCCATCAGAC ATTTCCTTTGCAGCTTGAGAACGGACAAGCTATGGAGTGCACCGTCGCCCAGTATTTCAAACAAAAGTACAGCCTGCAGCTCAAATACCCCCATCTGCCCTGCCTCCAGGTGGGGCAGGAACAAAAGCACACCTACCTGCCCCTTGAG GTTTGTAACATCGTGGCGGGACAGCGCTGTATAAAGAAGCTAACAGATAACCAGACCTCGACCATGATCAAAGCTACGGCCCGCTCCGCCCCAGACAGACAGGAAGAGATCAGCAGACTG GTCAAAAGCAACAGCATGGTGGGCGGGCCCGACCCGTACCTGAAAGAGTTTGGTATCGTGGTGCACAATGACATGACCGAGGTGACTGGGCGGGTCCTCCCAGCGCCCATGCTTCAGTATGGGGGCCGGGTGAGTACAGACACTGGGAGGGACTGTAGCAGG GGACTCTCTCCTCAGAACAAGACGGTGGCCACACCCAACCAGGGTGTCTGGGACATGAGAGGAAAGCAGTTTTATGCGGGTATTGAGATCAAGGTGTGGGCCGTCGCCTGCTTCGCCCCGCAGAAACAGTGCAGAGAGGATCTGCTCAA gagCTTCACCGACCAGCTGCGCAAGATCTCCAAGGATGCTGGGATGCCGATTCAAGGCCAGCCCTGCTTCTGCAAGTACGCCCAGGGCGCAGACAGCGTggagcccatgttcaagcatctCAAGATGTCTTACGTGGGACTACAGCTCATTGTGGTCATTCTGCCGGGGAAAACGCCCGTCTATG CGGAGGTGAAGCGTGTGGGAGACACTCTGCTGGGAATGGCCACTCAGTGCGTGCAGGTGAAAAACGTGGTGAAGACGTCCCCTCAGACGCTGTCCAACCTCTGTCTGAAGATCAACGCCAAACTAGGGGGCATCAACAATGTGCTGGTGCCACATCAGAG GCCCTCTGTGTTCCAGCAGCCGGTCATCTTCTTGGGCGCAGATGTCACTCACCCACCCGCGGGCGACGGGAAGAAGCCGTCCATTGCGGCGGTGGTGGGGAGCATGGACGGACACCCCAGCCGCTACTGTGCCACCGTGCGGGTGCAGACTTCACGCCAGGATCTGTCCCAGGAGCAGCTCTTCAGTCAGGAGGTCATCCAGGATCTCACCAACATGGTGCGAGAGCTCCTCATTCAGTTCTACAAGTCGACCCGGTTTAAGCCCACGCGCATCATCTACTACCGCGGAGGAGTTTCTGAGGGCCAGATGAAGCAG GTCGCCTGGCCGGAGCTGATCGCCATCAGGAAAGCTTGCATCAGTCTCGAAGAGGATTACAGACCGGGAATCACCTACATCGTAGTGCAGAAACGTCACCACACTCGCCTCTTTTGCTCTGATAAAGCCGAGAGG GTCGGGAAGAGTGGCAATGTCCCAGCAGGCACTACAGTGGACAGCACCATCACACACCCCTCAGAGTTTGACTTCTACCTGTGCAGCCATGCTGGAATCCAG GGCACTAGCCGTCCCTCTCACTATCACGTCTTGTGGGATGACAACTGTTTCACCGCCGACGAACTGCAGCTCTTGACTTACCAGCTCTGCCACACCTACGTGCGCTGCACCCGCTCCGTCTCCATCCCAGCACCAGCCTACTACGCCCGGCTCGTGGCGTTCCGTGCCCGTTACCACTTGGTGGACAAAGACCATGACAG
- the ago4 gene encoding protein argonaute-4 isoform X2, with the protein MEALGPGPPAPPSLFQPPRRPGLGTVGKPIRLLANHFQVQIPKIDVYHYDIDIKPEKRPRRVNREVVDTMVRHFKMQIFGDRQPGYDGKRNMYTAHPLPIGRDRVDLEVTLPGEGKDQTFKVSLQWVSVVSLQMLLEALSGHLNEVPEDSVQALDVITRHLPSMRYTPVGRSFFSPPEGYYHPLGGGREVWFGFHQSVRPAMWNMMLNIDVSATAFYRAQPVIEFMCEVLDIQNINEQTKPLTDSQRVKFTKEIRVRSQRTLGSELALPLTQREQVSYIGLKVEVTHCGQMKRKYRVCNVTRRPASHQTFPLQLENGQAMECTVAQYFKQKYSLQLKYPHLPCLQVGQEQKHTYLPLEVCNIVAGQRCIKKLTDNQTSTMIKATARSAPDRQEEISRLVKSNSMVGGPDPYLKEFGIVVHNDMTEVTGRVLPAPMLQYGGRVSTDTGRDCSRNKTVATPNQGVWDMRGKQFYAGIEIKVWAVACFAPQKQCREDLLKSFTDQLRKISKDAGMPIQGQPCFCKYAQGADSVEPMFKHLKMSYVGLQLIVVILPGKTPVYAEVKRVGDTLLGMATQCVQVKNVVKTSPQTLSNLCLKINAKLGGINNVLVPHQRPSVFQQPVIFLGADVTHPPAGDGKKPSIAAVVGSMDGHPSRYCATVRVQTSRQDLSQEQLFSQEVIQDLTNMVRELLIQFYKSTRFKPTRIIYYRGGVSEGQMKQVAWPELIAIRKACISLEEDYRPGITYIVVQKRHHTRLFCSDKAERVGKSGNVPAGTTVDSTITHPSEFDFYLCSHAGIQGTSRPSHYHVLWDDNCFTADELQLLTYQLCHTYVRCTRSVSIPAPAYYARLVAFRARYHLVDKDHDSAEGSHVSGQSNGRDPQALAKAVQIHYDTQHTMYFA; encoded by the exons ATGGAAGCGCTCGGACCCG GCCCGCCTGCCCCTCCCTCCCTCTTCCAGCCACCGCGCCGGCCCGGATTGGGTACGGTGGGGAAGCCGATTCGCCTGCTGGCCAATCACTTCCAGGTGCAGATCCCCAAGATCGACGTCTACCATTACGACATCGACATCAAGCCTGAAAAGCGACCCCGCAGGGTCAACAG AGAGGTGGTGGACACGATGGTGAGACACTTTAAGATGCAGATCTTCGGGGACAGACAGCCTGGGTATGATGGCAAGAGGAACATGTATACGGCGCATCCGCTACCCATCGGCCGGGACCGG GTGgatctggaggtgacgttgccAGGCGAGGGGAAGGATCAGACCTTCAAGGTGTCTCTGCAGTGGGTGTCGGTGGTGAGTCTGCAGATGCTCCTGGAAGCTCTGTCCGGTCACCTGAACGAGGTCCCGGAGGACTCTGTTCAGGCTCTGGACGTCATCACTCGTCACCTGCCCTCCATGCG GTACACTCCAGTCGGTCGTTCCTTCTTCTCACCACCAGAGGGATACTATCACCCGCTGGGAGGAGGGAGGGAGGTTTGGTTCGGTTTCCATCAGTCGGTCCGTCCAGCGATGTGGAACATGATGCTCAACATAGATG TGTCAGCTACAGCCTTCTACCGAGCCCAGCCTGTCATCGAGTTCATGTGTGAGGTTCTGGACATCCAGAACATCAATGAGCAGACCAAACCCCTCACAGATTCACAACGTGTCAAGTTCACCAAGGAGATCCGAG TACGATCACAGCGAACACTGGGATCTGAGTTGGCGCTGCCGCTGACCCAGAGAGAGCAGGTGTCATAtatag GACTGAAAGTGGAGGTCACACACTGCGGCCAGATGAAGAGGAAGTACCGTGTGTGTAACGTCACGCGCCGCCCTGCCAGCCATCAGAC ATTTCCTTTGCAGCTTGAGAACGGACAAGCTATGGAGTGCACCGTCGCCCAGTATTTCAAACAAAAGTACAGCCTGCAGCTCAAATACCCCCATCTGCCCTGCCTCCAGGTGGGGCAGGAACAAAAGCACACCTACCTGCCCCTTGAG GTTTGTAACATCGTGGCGGGACAGCGCTGTATAAAGAAGCTAACAGATAACCAGACCTCGACCATGATCAAAGCTACGGCCCGCTCCGCCCCAGACAGACAGGAAGAGATCAGCAGACTG GTCAAAAGCAACAGCATGGTGGGCGGGCCCGACCCGTACCTGAAAGAGTTTGGTATCGTGGTGCACAATGACATGACCGAGGTGACTGGGCGGGTCCTCCCAGCGCCCATGCTTCAGTATGGGGGCCGGGTGAGTACAGACACTGGGAGGGACTGTAGCAGG AACAAGACGGTGGCCACACCCAACCAGGGTGTCTGGGACATGAGAGGAAAGCAGTTTTATGCGGGTATTGAGATCAAGGTGTGGGCCGTCGCCTGCTTCGCCCCGCAGAAACAGTGCAGAGAGGATCTGCTCAA gagCTTCACCGACCAGCTGCGCAAGATCTCCAAGGATGCTGGGATGCCGATTCAAGGCCAGCCCTGCTTCTGCAAGTACGCCCAGGGCGCAGACAGCGTggagcccatgttcaagcatctCAAGATGTCTTACGTGGGACTACAGCTCATTGTGGTCATTCTGCCGGGGAAAACGCCCGTCTATG CGGAGGTGAAGCGTGTGGGAGACACTCTGCTGGGAATGGCCACTCAGTGCGTGCAGGTGAAAAACGTGGTGAAGACGTCCCCTCAGACGCTGTCCAACCTCTGTCTGAAGATCAACGCCAAACTAGGGGGCATCAACAATGTGCTGGTGCCACATCAGAG GCCCTCTGTGTTCCAGCAGCCGGTCATCTTCTTGGGCGCAGATGTCACTCACCCACCCGCGGGCGACGGGAAGAAGCCGTCCATTGCGGCGGTGGTGGGGAGCATGGACGGACACCCCAGCCGCTACTGTGCCACCGTGCGGGTGCAGACTTCACGCCAGGATCTGTCCCAGGAGCAGCTCTTCAGTCAGGAGGTCATCCAGGATCTCACCAACATGGTGCGAGAGCTCCTCATTCAGTTCTACAAGTCGACCCGGTTTAAGCCCACGCGCATCATCTACTACCGCGGAGGAGTTTCTGAGGGCCAGATGAAGCAG GTCGCCTGGCCGGAGCTGATCGCCATCAGGAAAGCTTGCATCAGTCTCGAAGAGGATTACAGACCGGGAATCACCTACATCGTAGTGCAGAAACGTCACCACACTCGCCTCTTTTGCTCTGATAAAGCCGAGAGG GTCGGGAAGAGTGGCAATGTCCCAGCAGGCACTACAGTGGACAGCACCATCACACACCCCTCAGAGTTTGACTTCTACCTGTGCAGCCATGCTGGAATCCAG GGCACTAGCCGTCCCTCTCACTATCACGTCTTGTGGGATGACAACTGTTTCACCGCCGACGAACTGCAGCTCTTGACTTACCAGCTCTGCCACACCTACGTGCGCTGCACCCGCTCCGTCTCCATCCCAGCACCAGCCTACTACGCCCGGCTCGTGGCGTTCCGTGCCCGTTACCACTTGGTGGACAAAGACCATGACAG
- the ago4 gene encoding protein argonaute-4 isoform X5, translating to MEALGPGPPAPPSLFQPPRRPGLGTVGKPIRLLANHFQVQIPKIDVYHYDIDIKPEKRPRRVNREVVDTMVRHFKMQIFGDRQPGYDGKRNMYTAHPLPIGRDRVDLEVTLPGEGKDQTFKVSLQWVSVVSLQMLLEALSGHLNEVPEDSVQALDVITRHLPSMRYTPVGRSFFSPPEGYYHPLGGGREVWFGFHQSVRPAMWNMMLNIDVSATAFYRAQPVIEFMCEVLDIQNINEQTKPLTDSQRVKFTKEIRVRSQRTLGSELALPLTQREQVSYIGLKVEVTHCGQMKRKYRVCNVTRRPASHQTFPLQLENGQAMECTVAQYFKQKYSLQLKYPHLPCLQVGQEQKHTYLPLEVCNIVAGQRCIKKLTDNQTSTMIKATARSAPDRQEEISRLVKSNSMVGGPDPYLKEFGIVVHNDMTEVTGRVLPAPMLQYGGRVSTDTGRDCSRGLSPQNKTVATPNQGVWDMRGKQFYAGIEIKVWAVACFAPQKQCREDLLKSFTDQLRKISKDAGMPIQGQPCFCKYAQGADSVEPMFKHLKMSYVGLQLIVVILPGKTPVYAEVKRVGDTLLGMATQCVQVKNVVKTSPQTLSNLCLKINAKLGGINNVLVPHQRPSVFQQPVIFLGADVTHPPAGDGKKPSIAAVVGSMDGHPSRYCATVRVQTSRQDLSQEQLFSQEVIQDLTNMVRELLIQFYKSTRFKPTRIIYYRGGVSEGQMKQVAWPELIAIRKACISLEEDYRPGITYIVVQKRHHTRLFCSDKAERVGKSGNVPAGTTVDSTITHPSEFDFYLCSHAGIQGTSRPSHYHVLWDDNCFTADELQLLTYQLCHTYVRCTRSVSIPAPAYYARLVAFRARYHLVDKDHDSCSSSLPSLSETLW from the exons ATGGAAGCGCTCGGACCCG GCCCGCCTGCCCCTCCCTCCCTCTTCCAGCCACCGCGCCGGCCCGGATTGGGTACGGTGGGGAAGCCGATTCGCCTGCTGGCCAATCACTTCCAGGTGCAGATCCCCAAGATCGACGTCTACCATTACGACATCGACATCAAGCCTGAAAAGCGACCCCGCAGGGTCAACAG AGAGGTGGTGGACACGATGGTGAGACACTTTAAGATGCAGATCTTCGGGGACAGACAGCCTGGGTATGATGGCAAGAGGAACATGTATACGGCGCATCCGCTACCCATCGGCCGGGACCGG GTGgatctggaggtgacgttgccAGGCGAGGGGAAGGATCAGACCTTCAAGGTGTCTCTGCAGTGGGTGTCGGTGGTGAGTCTGCAGATGCTCCTGGAAGCTCTGTCCGGTCACCTGAACGAGGTCCCGGAGGACTCTGTTCAGGCTCTGGACGTCATCACTCGTCACCTGCCCTCCATGCG GTACACTCCAGTCGGTCGTTCCTTCTTCTCACCACCAGAGGGATACTATCACCCGCTGGGAGGAGGGAGGGAGGTTTGGTTCGGTTTCCATCAGTCGGTCCGTCCAGCGATGTGGAACATGATGCTCAACATAGATG TGTCAGCTACAGCCTTCTACCGAGCCCAGCCTGTCATCGAGTTCATGTGTGAGGTTCTGGACATCCAGAACATCAATGAGCAGACCAAACCCCTCACAGATTCACAACGTGTCAAGTTCACCAAGGAGATCCGAG TACGATCACAGCGAACACTGGGATCTGAGTTGGCGCTGCCGCTGACCCAGAGAGAGCAGGTGTCATAtatag GACTGAAAGTGGAGGTCACACACTGCGGCCAGATGAAGAGGAAGTACCGTGTGTGTAACGTCACGCGCCGCCCTGCCAGCCATCAGAC ATTTCCTTTGCAGCTTGAGAACGGACAAGCTATGGAGTGCACCGTCGCCCAGTATTTCAAACAAAAGTACAGCCTGCAGCTCAAATACCCCCATCTGCCCTGCCTCCAGGTGGGGCAGGAACAAAAGCACACCTACCTGCCCCTTGAG GTTTGTAACATCGTGGCGGGACAGCGCTGTATAAAGAAGCTAACAGATAACCAGACCTCGACCATGATCAAAGCTACGGCCCGCTCCGCCCCAGACAGACAGGAAGAGATCAGCAGACTG GTCAAAAGCAACAGCATGGTGGGCGGGCCCGACCCGTACCTGAAAGAGTTTGGTATCGTGGTGCACAATGACATGACCGAGGTGACTGGGCGGGTCCTCCCAGCGCCCATGCTTCAGTATGGGGGCCGGGTGAGTACAGACACTGGGAGGGACTGTAGCAGG GGACTCTCTCCTCAGAACAAGACGGTGGCCACACCCAACCAGGGTGTCTGGGACATGAGAGGAAAGCAGTTTTATGCGGGTATTGAGATCAAGGTGTGGGCCGTCGCCTGCTTCGCCCCGCAGAAACAGTGCAGAGAGGATCTGCTCAA gagCTTCACCGACCAGCTGCGCAAGATCTCCAAGGATGCTGGGATGCCGATTCAAGGCCAGCCCTGCTTCTGCAAGTACGCCCAGGGCGCAGACAGCGTggagcccatgttcaagcatctCAAGATGTCTTACGTGGGACTACAGCTCATTGTGGTCATTCTGCCGGGGAAAACGCCCGTCTATG CGGAGGTGAAGCGTGTGGGAGACACTCTGCTGGGAATGGCCACTCAGTGCGTGCAGGTGAAAAACGTGGTGAAGACGTCCCCTCAGACGCTGTCCAACCTCTGTCTGAAGATCAACGCCAAACTAGGGGGCATCAACAATGTGCTGGTGCCACATCAGAG GCCCTCTGTGTTCCAGCAGCCGGTCATCTTCTTGGGCGCAGATGTCACTCACCCACCCGCGGGCGACGGGAAGAAGCCGTCCATTGCGGCGGTGGTGGGGAGCATGGACGGACACCCCAGCCGCTACTGTGCCACCGTGCGGGTGCAGACTTCACGCCAGGATCTGTCCCAGGAGCAGCTCTTCAGTCAGGAGGTCATCCAGGATCTCACCAACATGGTGCGAGAGCTCCTCATTCAGTTCTACAAGTCGACCCGGTTTAAGCCCACGCGCATCATCTACTACCGCGGAGGAGTTTCTGAGGGCCAGATGAAGCAG GTCGCCTGGCCGGAGCTGATCGCCATCAGGAAAGCTTGCATCAGTCTCGAAGAGGATTACAGACCGGGAATCACCTACATCGTAGTGCAGAAACGTCACCACACTCGCCTCTTTTGCTCTGATAAAGCCGAGAGG GTCGGGAAGAGTGGCAATGTCCCAGCAGGCACTACAGTGGACAGCACCATCACACACCCCTCAGAGTTTGACTTCTACCTGTGCAGCCATGCTGGAATCCAG GGCACTAGCCGTCCCTCTCACTATCACGTCTTGTGGGATGACAACTGTTTCACCGCCGACGAACTGCAGCTCTTGACTTACCAGCTCTGCCACACCTACGTGCGCTGCACCCGCTCCGTCTCCATCCCAGCACCAGCCTACTACGCCCGGCTCGTGGCGTTCCGTGCCCGTTACCACTTGGTGGACAAAGACCATGACAG ttgcagctcctctcttcccagtctgtcagaaaCGCTCTGGTGA
- the ago4 gene encoding protein argonaute-4 isoform X8: MEALGPGPPAPPSLFQPPRRPGLGTVGKPIRLLANHFQVQIPKIDVYHYDIDIKPEKRPRRVNREVVDTMVRHFKMQIFGDRQPGYDGKRNMYTAHPLPIGRDRVDLEVTLPGEGKDQTFKVSLQWVSVVSLQMLLEALSGHLNEVPEDSVQALDVITRHLPSMRYTPVGRSFFSPPEGYYHPLGGGREVWFGFHQSVRPAMWNMMLNIDVSATAFYRAQPVIEFMCEVLDIQNINEQTKPLTDSQRVKFTKEIRGLKVEVTHCGQMKRKYRVCNVTRRPASHQTFPLQLENGQAMECTVAQYFKQKYSLQLKYPHLPCLQVGQEQKHTYLPLEVCNIVAGQRCIKKLTDNQTSTMIKATARSAPDRQEEISRLVKSNSMVGGPDPYLKEFGIVVHNDMTEVTGRVLPAPMLQYGGRNKTVATPNQGVWDMRGKQFYAGIEIKVWAVACFAPQKQCREDLLKSFTDQLRKISKDAGMPIQGQPCFCKYAQGADSVEPMFKHLKMSYVGLQLIVVILPGKTPVYAEVKRVGDTLLGMATQCVQVKNVVKTSPQTLSNLCLKINAKLGGINNVLVPHQRPSVFQQPVIFLGADVTHPPAGDGKKPSIAAVVGSMDGHPSRYCATVRVQTSRQDLSQEQLFSQEVIQDLTNMVRELLIQFYKSTRFKPTRIIYYRGGVSEGQMKQVAWPELIAIRKACISLEEDYRPGITYIVVQKRHHTRLFCSDKAERVGKSGNVPAGTTVDSTITHPSEFDFYLCSHAGIQGTSRPSHYHVLWDDNCFTADELQLLTYQLCHTYVRCTRSVSIPAPAYYARLVAFRARYHLVDKDHDSAEGSHVSGQSNGRDPQALAKAVQIHYDTQHTMYFA, from the exons ATGGAAGCGCTCGGACCCG GCCCGCCTGCCCCTCCCTCCCTCTTCCAGCCACCGCGCCGGCCCGGATTGGGTACGGTGGGGAAGCCGATTCGCCTGCTGGCCAATCACTTCCAGGTGCAGATCCCCAAGATCGACGTCTACCATTACGACATCGACATCAAGCCTGAAAAGCGACCCCGCAGGGTCAACAG AGAGGTGGTGGACACGATGGTGAGACACTTTAAGATGCAGATCTTCGGGGACAGACAGCCTGGGTATGATGGCAAGAGGAACATGTATACGGCGCATCCGCTACCCATCGGCCGGGACCGG GTGgatctggaggtgacgttgccAGGCGAGGGGAAGGATCAGACCTTCAAGGTGTCTCTGCAGTGGGTGTCGGTGGTGAGTCTGCAGATGCTCCTGGAAGCTCTGTCCGGTCACCTGAACGAGGTCCCGGAGGACTCTGTTCAGGCTCTGGACGTCATCACTCGTCACCTGCCCTCCATGCG GTACACTCCAGTCGGTCGTTCCTTCTTCTCACCACCAGAGGGATACTATCACCCGCTGGGAGGAGGGAGGGAGGTTTGGTTCGGTTTCCATCAGTCGGTCCGTCCAGCGATGTGGAACATGATGCTCAACATAGATG TGTCAGCTACAGCCTTCTACCGAGCCCAGCCTGTCATCGAGTTCATGTGTGAGGTTCTGGACATCCAGAACATCAATGAGCAGACCAAACCCCTCACAGATTCACAACGTGTCAAGTTCACCAAGGAGATCCGAG GACTGAAAGTGGAGGTCACACACTGCGGCCAGATGAAGAGGAAGTACCGTGTGTGTAACGTCACGCGCCGCCCTGCCAGCCATCAGAC ATTTCCTTTGCAGCTTGAGAACGGACAAGCTATGGAGTGCACCGTCGCCCAGTATTTCAAACAAAAGTACAGCCTGCAGCTCAAATACCCCCATCTGCCCTGCCTCCAGGTGGGGCAGGAACAAAAGCACACCTACCTGCCCCTTGAG GTTTGTAACATCGTGGCGGGACAGCGCTGTATAAAGAAGCTAACAGATAACCAGACCTCGACCATGATCAAAGCTACGGCCCGCTCCGCCCCAGACAGACAGGAAGAGATCAGCAGACTG GTCAAAAGCAACAGCATGGTGGGCGGGCCCGACCCGTACCTGAAAGAGTTTGGTATCGTGGTGCACAATGACATGACCGAGGTGACTGGGCGGGTCCTCCCAGCGCCCATGCTTCAGTATGGGGGCCGG AACAAGACGGTGGCCACACCCAACCAGGGTGTCTGGGACATGAGAGGAAAGCAGTTTTATGCGGGTATTGAGATCAAGGTGTGGGCCGTCGCCTGCTTCGCCCCGCAGAAACAGTGCAGAGAGGATCTGCTCAA gagCTTCACCGACCAGCTGCGCAAGATCTCCAAGGATGCTGGGATGCCGATTCAAGGCCAGCCCTGCTTCTGCAAGTACGCCCAGGGCGCAGACAGCGTggagcccatgttcaagcatctCAAGATGTCTTACGTGGGACTACAGCTCATTGTGGTCATTCTGCCGGGGAAAACGCCCGTCTATG CGGAGGTGAAGCGTGTGGGAGACACTCTGCTGGGAATGGCCACTCAGTGCGTGCAGGTGAAAAACGTGGTGAAGACGTCCCCTCAGACGCTGTCCAACCTCTGTCTGAAGATCAACGCCAAACTAGGGGGCATCAACAATGTGCTGGTGCCACATCAGAG GCCCTCTGTGTTCCAGCAGCCGGTCATCTTCTTGGGCGCAGATGTCACTCACCCACCCGCGGGCGACGGGAAGAAGCCGTCCATTGCGGCGGTGGTGGGGAGCATGGACGGACACCCCAGCCGCTACTGTGCCACCGTGCGGGTGCAGACTTCACGCCAGGATCTGTCCCAGGAGCAGCTCTTCAGTCAGGAGGTCATCCAGGATCTCACCAACATGGTGCGAGAGCTCCTCATTCAGTTCTACAAGTCGACCCGGTTTAAGCCCACGCGCATCATCTACTACCGCGGAGGAGTTTCTGAGGGCCAGATGAAGCAG GTCGCCTGGCCGGAGCTGATCGCCATCAGGAAAGCTTGCATCAGTCTCGAAGAGGATTACAGACCGGGAATCACCTACATCGTAGTGCAGAAACGTCACCACACTCGCCTCTTTTGCTCTGATAAAGCCGAGAGG GTCGGGAAGAGTGGCAATGTCCCAGCAGGCACTACAGTGGACAGCACCATCACACACCCCTCAGAGTTTGACTTCTACCTGTGCAGCCATGCTGGAATCCAG GGCACTAGCCGTCCCTCTCACTATCACGTCTTGTGGGATGACAACTGTTTCACCGCCGACGAACTGCAGCTCTTGACTTACCAGCTCTGCCACACCTACGTGCGCTGCACCCGCTCCGTCTCCATCCCAGCACCAGCCTACTACGCCCGGCTCGTGGCGTTCCGTGCCCGTTACCACTTGGTGGACAAAGACCATGACAG